A single region of the Candidatus Manganitrophaceae bacterium genome encodes:
- a CDS encoding TonB-dependent receptor, with amino-acid sequence MFAGGVQTLDTVEVTDSAENLVGSADSSNEGTITPKQIEERPFSRTGEVLELVPGLEVSQHSGEGKANQYYLRGFQLDHGTDFATTVCGEPVNMPTHAHGQGYSDLNFMIPEVISGIQYMKGPYYAENGDFSAAGAANMPCANVFPKQIFKLEAGTDGYRRALLAGSVHVGRGDLLYAFEGFYNDGPWEHPDNYRKLNGLLRYSWGGAENQFAMTVMGYHGNWDSTDQIAKRAIGTVQCRIVGGCALIDRFGSLDPSDGGKSYRYSAAGEWQRTAGNSVTRANLYAIDYGLDLWSDFTYFLNDPINGDQIQQSDRRMVTGLRTSQTWFGKIGDHEMDNTIGLQLRNDNIAKVGLYHTVARQILDTVSQDHVRQTSEAVYFQNRFQWMEKLRTIAGVRADFYQWHVISNNELNSGNASDSIVSPKLSMIVGPWAKTEFYVNAGYGFHSNDGRGTTISVDPSTGEPAKKVDGLVRAKGAEIGTRTAIIPHLQTELTIWVLNLDSELTFVGDAGGTEAGPPSHRRGVEFANYYTPTPWLTLDADFAYSWSYFVDNPGGHYIPESPEGIASAGIFVNNLAGFMGGARLRYFGPRPLTEDNNIRSDSATTVDTRVGYEFTKDWVLALDVFNVFNSKVSDIEYYYPSRLQGEAPGSDDGGYNDIHLHPMNPREFRVTLTARF; translated from the coding sequence ACAGCGGCGAAGGAAAGGCGAATCAATATTATCTGCGAGGTTTTCAACTTGACCATGGAACCGACTTTGCCACCACCGTTTGTGGCGAGCCGGTCAATATGCCGACGCATGCCCACGGCCAAGGCTACTCCGATCTAAACTTTATGATCCCGGAAGTCATTAGCGGCATCCAATATATGAAAGGTCCTTATTATGCGGAGAACGGGGACTTTTCCGCCGCCGGCGCGGCCAATATGCCTTGTGCAAATGTGTTTCCAAAACAGATTTTCAAGCTTGAAGCAGGGACCGATGGCTATCGCCGTGCCCTTCTGGCCGGTTCTGTTCATGTCGGAAGGGGCGATCTCCTCTACGCATTCGAAGGGTTCTACAATGATGGGCCTTGGGAACATCCGGACAACTATCGAAAGCTCAATGGGCTGCTCCGTTATAGCTGGGGGGGAGCGGAAAATCAGTTTGCGATGACTGTGATGGGATACCATGGAAACTGGGATTCGACCGATCAGATTGCCAAGCGGGCGATCGGCACCGTCCAATGCCGTATCGTCGGGGGATGCGCGTTGATCGATCGCTTCGGCTCGCTGGATCCGAGCGACGGTGGAAAGTCTTATCGATACAGTGCCGCGGGCGAGTGGCAGCGAACCGCAGGAAACTCGGTGACCCGAGCCAACCTCTATGCAATTGATTACGGCTTGGATCTCTGGTCCGATTTCACCTACTTTCTAAATGACCCGATCAATGGCGATCAAATCCAGCAATCCGACCGACGAATGGTCACCGGCCTGAGAACGAGCCAAACCTGGTTTGGGAAGATCGGCGATCATGAAATGGACAATACGATCGGTCTTCAACTCCGCAATGACAACATCGCCAAGGTAGGACTTTATCACACCGTGGCGCGACAGATCCTCGACACCGTCTCCCAGGATCATGTCCGGCAAACGAGCGAAGCGGTTTACTTCCAGAACCGATTCCAGTGGATGGAAAAGTTACGGACCATTGCCGGGGTCCGGGCCGATTTTTATCAATGGCATGTCATCAGCAACAATGAGTTGAATTCCGGTAATGCCAGCGACTCCATCGTCAGTCCCAAGCTGAGCATGATCGTTGGTCCCTGGGCAAAAACAGAGTTTTATGTCAATGCCGGTTATGGATTTCATAGCAACGACGGGCGGGGCACCACGATTTCCGTTGATCCGTCGACAGGGGAACCGGCTAAAAAAGTCGATGGGTTAGTCCGCGCGAAGGGAGCCGAAATCGGAACGCGCACGGCGATTATTCCCCACTTGCAGACCGAGCTGACGATCTGGGTGTTAAACCTCGACTCCGAATTGACGTTCGTCGGAGATGCGGGCGGGACGGAAGCAGGTCCTCCGAGTCACCGAAGAGGGGTCGAGTTTGCAAATTATTATACCCCGACTCCGTGGCTCACTCTCGATGCCGACTTTGCTTACTCTTGGTCATATTTTGTCGATAATCCCGGCGGCCACTACATTCCGGAATCTCCTGAAGGAATTGCATCGGCCGGAATTTTTGTCAATAACTTGGCCGGATTTATGGGAGGGGCACGGCTACGCTACTTCGGACCCCGTCCACTGACGGAAGACAATAACATCCGATCGGATTCTGCGACGACGGTCGATACCCGAGTCGGATATGAATTCACCAAAGACTGGGTGCTGGCACTGGATGTGTTCAACGTGTTCAATTCCAAGGTAAGTGACATTGAATATTATTATCCCTCCCGGCTTCAAGGAGAAGCGCCCGGCTCGGATGATGGCGGATACAATGATATCCATTTACATCCGATGAACCCGCGTGAATTCCGGGTCACCTTAACCGCCCGATTCTAG
- a CDS encoding CooT family nickel-binding protein, which translates to MSSDQHIQKGLQNKIGAIFQPKGKTVSDEIWSGPHRLVGTEIWLENDGREKILLEGVTGIEFREGKILFQTVLGERLILQTEWTRVTLRESGFILQMK; encoded by the coding sequence ATGTCATCTGATCAACATATCCAGAAAGGTCTTCAAAATAAAATCGGCGCGATTTTCCAACCCAAAGGCAAGACGGTCTCCGACGAAATCTGGTCGGGTCCCCATCGTCTTGTCGGAACCGAGATCTGGCTGGAGAACGACGGCAGAGAGAAAATTCTGTTAGAAGGGGTTACCGGAATTGAATTCCGAGAAGGGAAGATCCTCTTTCAAACCGTCCTAGGAGAGCGCCTGATTCTTCAGACCGAATGGACCCGGGTGACCCTTCGGGAGAGCGGTTTCATTCTTCAAATGAAATAG
- a CDS encoding zinc ABC transporter substrate-binding protein: protein MSKGSNPFESGSSTTKASKVRRSCRGRQRIRLLFVFLLILHIAFIPAARAAGSLKVVTTVAPLTNIVKNVGGNRIDLHGVIPEGTDSHTFEPAPSDIKFLSQADLLIFNGLNLETPTETLAKANRKKGAKVLKLGDNTVSKKEWVFDFSFPESDGNPNPHLWLSVAHAIRYAELVRDALISLDPAGKPYYDQRTTDYLARLKKLDEAVLKTMETIPPQNRKLLTYHDSWAYFCPRYGCKVVGAIQPSSFSEPSPREMARLIDQLKAEKVPAIFGSEVFPSKILDQIGKEAGVKYVSTLRDDDLPGAAEAPEHTYIGMMVEDVKTMATVLGGKGEALTGIDPKNLP from the coding sequence ATGTCCAAGGGATCTAACCCTTTTGAAAGCGGTTCGTCGACGACGAAGGCGTCGAAGGTAAGGCGCAGTTGCCGAGGCAGACAGCGGATCCGGCTTCTTTTTGTCTTCCTGCTGATTTTACACATCGCATTTATACCAGCGGCGCGAGCAGCGGGGAGCTTAAAAGTCGTGACCACCGTGGCCCCCCTCACCAACATCGTAAAGAACGTCGGCGGAAACCGGATCGATCTGCATGGAGTGATCCCGGAGGGGACCGACTCTCACACCTTCGAGCCGGCGCCGTCGGACATCAAATTCCTTTCCCAAGCCGACCTGCTGATCTTCAACGGCTTGAATTTGGAAACGCCGACGGAGACGTTGGCGAAAGCAAACCGGAAGAAGGGAGCCAAGGTCCTCAAGCTGGGCGACAATACGGTCAGCAAGAAAGAGTGGGTCTTCGATTTCAGCTTTCCGGAGTCGGATGGAAATCCCAATCCCCATCTCTGGCTGAGTGTGGCGCACGCGATCCGGTATGCGGAGCTGGTCCGCGACGCCCTGATCTCGCTCGACCCCGCCGGCAAGCCGTATTACGACCAGCGGACGACGGACTATCTGGCGCGACTGAAGAAGTTGGATGAGGCGGTCTTGAAGACAATGGAAACGATCCCGCCCCAAAATAGAAAGCTGCTGACCTACCACGATTCCTGGGCCTATTTCTGTCCCCGCTATGGCTGCAAAGTGGTCGGCGCCATCCAGCCGTCGAGCTTCTCGGAGCCCTCCCCCCGGGAGATGGCCCGCCTGATCGATCAGCTGAAGGCCGAAAAGGTCCCGGCAATCTTCGGATCTGAGGTCTTTCCGAGCAAAATCCTCGACCAGATCGGCAAAGAAGCCGGGGTGAAGTATGTCTCCACCCTCCGTGACGATGACCTCCCCGGCGCCGCCGAAGCGCCCGAGCATACCTACATCGGGATGATGGTAGAGGATGTGAAGACGATGGCGACGGTCTTGGGGGGAAAGGGCGAAGCGTTGACCGGTATCGACCCGAAAAACCTCCCTTAG
- the nikR gene encoding nickel-responsive transcriptional regulator NikR, which yields MAKLVRFGVSMDEGLLKQFDVLIEEKKYTNRSEALRDLIRDHLVEQEWDENKETIGTITIVYDHGVHELMEKLTDLQHHYSKLIRSTLHIHLDEHRCLEVLVVRGRSGEIKKIADSLISTKGVKHGKLTATTTGKDLD from the coding sequence GTGGCGAAATTGGTCCGATTCGGCGTTTCGATGGACGAAGGGCTTTTAAAGCAATTTGACGTTTTGATCGAAGAGAAAAAGTACACGAACCGCTCCGAAGCGCTGCGCGATCTGATCCGCGATCACCTCGTCGAGCAGGAGTGGGATGAAAACAAAGAGACGATCGGGACGATCACCATCGTCTACGACCATGGGGTCCACGAGCTGATGGAGAAGCTCACCGACCTGCAGCATCACTATTCGAAATTAATTCGCTCGACCCTCCACATCCACCTCGACGAGCACCGCTGCCTCGAAGTGCTGGTGGTCCGGGGGCGGAGCGGGGAGATCAAAAAAATCGCCGATTCGTTGATTTCGACCAAAGGGGTCAAACATGGGAAGCTGACCGCCACGACGACCGGGAAGGACCTCGATTAA
- a CDS encoding metal ABC transporter ATP-binding protein — protein sequence MAVVSEKRPLVSLQQVTCGYQKKVVFRNLSLQIYPGQFAGLVGPSGTGKSTLLKVILGVVPALSGQVIVSGNQVSQETPASIGYVPQIETVDWDFPVTVEQVVAMGLYRQSKRLPWLSGEERTRIRGLLDQLGIGDYAQRHIKALSGGEQQRVFLARALIGNPQLLILDEPTSGVDLKTQHAILHLLGELNRRGVTILLTTHDLNAVARHLPWVICFNQTIIAQGHPEEIFTSATLSRTYESEMSVVRQGEVILVDDSPKAGLHFKKHLHPSSTQGSN from the coding sequence ATGGCGGTTGTCTCCGAAAAAAGACCGCTGGTTTCTCTTCAACAGGTCACCTGCGGTTATCAGAAGAAAGTTGTCTTCCGCAACCTCTCCCTTCAGATTTATCCGGGCCAGTTTGCCGGATTGGTCGGCCCGAGCGGCACCGGCAAATCGACTCTCCTCAAGGTGATCCTCGGTGTGGTCCCGGCCCTCTCCGGACAGGTCATCGTCTCCGGAAACCAGGTCTCTCAGGAGACCCCCGCCTCGATCGGCTACGTCCCCCAAATCGAGACGGTCGATTGGGATTTCCCGGTGACGGTCGAGCAGGTGGTGGCGATGGGGCTTTATCGCCAATCGAAGCGCCTTCCCTGGCTGAGCGGGGAGGAGCGAACCCGAATCCGCGGCCTTCTCGATCAGCTGGGAATCGGCGATTATGCGCAGCGCCATATCAAAGCGCTCTCGGGCGGGGAGCAGCAGCGGGTCTTCCTGGCGCGGGCGTTGATCGGCAATCCGCAGCTTCTGATTCTGGACGAGCCGACCTCCGGCGTCGACCTGAAGACCCAACATGCGATCCTCCACCTCCTCGGAGAATTAAACCGGCGCGGGGTGACGATCTTATTGACAACGCACGATTTGAACGCGGTCGCACGGCACCTTCCTTGGGTGATCTGCTTCAATCAGACCATCATCGCGCAAGGACATCCCGAAGAGATTTTTACCTCTGCCACCCTTTCCCGCACCTACGAATCGGAGATGTCGGTGGTTCGCCAAGGAGAGGTCATCCTTGTTGACGACAGCCCCAAGGCCGGCCTACATTTCAAGAAGCATCTCCACCCCTCTTCCACGCAAGGATCGAATTGA
- a CDS encoding metal ABC transporter permease encodes MNFLTAPLQYEFFVHGLIAASMVGAICGLLGVYIVLRRMSYIGHGLSHAVFGGAVVSYVMSWNFYLGAGLWGFLSALLINFVTRKKKIGADAAIGVVTTASFAVGVAIISQYRRFTKNFEAALFGNILGVSTQDLWAIGAVTVISGLLIFIFYRQFLFTTFDAEVARIYGVPSGWVESLFSLILAATIIVSMQVMGVTMIAAAIVIPAVAARLVTDSFNKMIFLSTLTGLLCGVIGMYASFYFNVSSGATIVLVAAGLFMVAYLYHLARESGLPAREEVSAPIEPMPTHEHPHDHAGLHHVHEHAHPEPTTHHKGEPSEPR; translated from the coding sequence TTGAACTTCTTAACGGCTCCCCTTCAATATGAATTCTTCGTTCATGGCCTGATCGCCGCCTCGATGGTTGGGGCGATCTGCGGCCTGCTCGGCGTCTACATTGTTTTAAGGCGGATGAGCTATATCGGTCATGGTCTCTCCCACGCCGTCTTCGGCGGCGCGGTCGTCAGCTATGTAATGAGTTGGAATTTTTATCTCGGCGCCGGGTTGTGGGGATTTCTCTCGGCACTGTTGATCAACTTCGTCACCCGGAAAAAGAAGATCGGCGCCGACGCCGCCATCGGTGTCGTGACCACGGCGAGCTTCGCCGTCGGCGTCGCGATCATCAGCCAGTATCGCCGCTTTACAAAGAATTTTGAGGCGGCGCTCTTCGGAAATATTCTGGGGGTCTCGACGCAGGACCTCTGGGCGATCGGGGCGGTGACGGTGATCTCCGGATTGCTGATCTTTATTTTCTATCGGCAGTTTCTCTTCACGACCTTCGATGCCGAGGTGGCGCGGATTTACGGGGTTCCGTCGGGATGGGTCGAATCGCTCTTCTCGCTGATCCTGGCGGCGACGATCATCGTCTCGATGCAGGTGATGGGGGTGACGATGATCGCCGCGGCGATTGTGATCCCCGCCGTTGCCGCCCGCCTGGTGACCGACAGCTTCAATAAGATGATCTTTCTCTCAACGCTGACCGGGCTCCTCTGCGGCGTGATCGGCATGTATGCCAGCTTCTATTTCAATGTCTCCTCCGGCGCGACGATCGTCCTGGTCGCCGCCGGGCTCTTCATGGTTGCTTATCTTTATCACCTCGCTCGGGAGAGCGGCCTGCCGGCCCGGGAAGAGGTTTCCGCGCCGATCGAGCCGATGCCGACGCATGAGCATCCGCATGACCATGCCGGCCTCCATCATGTCCACGAACATGCCCACCCCGAACCGACGACCCACCACAAAGGCGAACCGTCCGAGCCGCGCTGA
- a CDS encoding Ig-like domain-containing protein: MLERVCLGIVLGLSLLLSSCGGGGGGSKTIAQIEITPQQGNVVLQTTLPFSATAKTASGEVVDNVSFVWQSLDPSIASIDPNSGVATGHGIGVATLVATTGTFQGSASIGVVAAQSGQGNLHLSGTVRYEDKPYTLNGFTGEIQPKAVRGAAINVVAIDGFTTIFTGATDAEGNFDFTGVNNTGRRSGIYLQVLAKTEPNNPTQVEIRNNLTDKALFSLASNAMDDSGGSDFTGLDVTAAASSGAGGAFNILDVFSTASELIQRSGGPCSPPATAPCVPPLLTAYWEPGSAQGTYFDDQLDAIFILGGGDPQGDTDEYDDAVIAHEYGHFAVHHFSKDDSLGGEHFITDHDQDVRLAWSEGWGNFFSSAVRKNPIYVDTASKGATFSFNLETYASPQTSALKSAAVYTTSEIAVAGVLWDLFDDPTLAATVTEPHDTLALGLEPIWQTLRRFTSGIPATMESFVTEFTAVDPGSAGGLQAILQERKMELLPDSFESNEAATFLVANDADRQLQHHTLYQAAPVPPENDEDIIPFDVAGGVRYTLETFTYNGADTLLFLNDQPGSGAPLNGLQNDNRDGGDYHNCGMNTLTGKSSCPDNNRLTLSSSLSWTPTASARLYAHVQRSPNAPPSAGQFGSYDIRLSSP, translated from the coding sequence ATGCTCGAACGTGTCTGCCTCGGGATCGTGCTGGGGCTCTCTCTTCTTTTGTCTTCCTGCGGCGGCGGAGGGGGCGGTTCAAAGACCATCGCACAGATCGAAATTACCCCGCAGCAGGGAAATGTCGTCCTGCAAACCACCCTCCCCTTTTCGGCGACCGCCAAGACCGCCTCCGGAGAGGTCGTCGACAATGTCTCGTTTGTTTGGCAGTCGCTCGATCCTTCCATCGCCAGCATCGATCCGAACAGCGGCGTGGCGACCGGACATGGGATCGGGGTCGCCACCCTCGTCGCGACGACGGGGACCTTCCAGGGAAGCGCTTCGATCGGCGTGGTGGCGGCCCAGTCGGGTCAGGGGAACCTTCACCTCTCCGGCACGGTCCGCTATGAGGACAAGCCCTATACCCTCAACGGGTTTACCGGCGAGATTCAACCGAAGGCCGTCCGCGGCGCCGCCATCAATGTGGTTGCCATCGATGGATTTACCACAATTTTTACCGGCGCCACCGATGCGGAGGGGAACTTCGATTTTACCGGCGTCAACAACACCGGCCGGCGAAGCGGGATCTACCTTCAGGTCTTGGCCAAGACCGAGCCGAACAATCCGACCCAGGTAGAAATCCGGAACAATCTAACCGATAAAGCCCTTTTCTCGCTCGCCTCCAATGCGATGGACGACAGCGGCGGAAGCGACTTTACCGGACTCGATGTGACCGCGGCCGCATCTTCCGGAGCGGGCGGCGCCTTTAATATCCTCGACGTCTTCTCGACCGCCAGCGAATTGATTCAGCGAAGCGGCGGCCCCTGTTCACCCCCTGCGACCGCCCCATGCGTCCCTCCCCTCCTCACCGCCTACTGGGAGCCGGGAAGCGCGCAAGGGACCTACTTCGACGATCAGCTTGATGCGATCTTTATCCTCGGCGGGGGCGACCCTCAAGGGGACACCGACGAGTACGACGATGCGGTGATCGCCCATGAGTATGGACACTTTGCGGTCCATCACTTCTCAAAAGACGACTCGCTCGGCGGGGAGCATTTCATCACCGACCATGATCAGGATGTTCGATTGGCCTGGTCGGAAGGATGGGGAAATTTTTTCTCGAGCGCCGTCCGGAAAAATCCGATTTATGTCGATACGGCATCCAAGGGGGCGACCTTCTCCTTTAATTTGGAGACGTATGCTTCACCCCAGACGTCGGCCTTGAAGAGCGCCGCCGTTTATACCACCAGCGAGATTGCGGTCGCGGGGGTGTTGTGGGATCTTTTCGACGATCCGACCCTGGCCGCCACGGTGACCGAACCGCACGACACGCTGGCGCTCGGGCTGGAACCGATCTGGCAGACCCTCCGCCGATTTACTTCCGGCATCCCCGCGACGATGGAATCGTTTGTGACCGAATTTACCGCGGTCGATCCCGGCTCCGCCGGCGGACTTCAAGCGATCCTTCAAGAACGAAAAATGGAGCTTTTACCCGACAGCTTCGAGTCGAATGAAGCGGCCACGTTTCTCGTCGCCAATGATGCGGACCGCCAGCTTCAGCATCACACCCTCTATCAAGCGGCTCCGGTCCCCCCGGAGAACGACGAAGATATCATCCCGTTCGATGTCGCCGGAGGGGTCCGGTACACGCTGGAGACGTTTACTTATAATGGCGCCGACACCCTCCTTTTCCTGAACGACCAGCCCGGCTCAGGCGCCCCGCTCAATGGCCTTCAGAACGACAACCGAGATGGCGGCGATTATCACAATTGCGGAATGAACACCTTGACGGGAAAGAGCAGCTGCCCCGACAACAATCGACTTACCCTCTCTTCTTCCCTCAGCTGGACCCCGACCGCTTCGGCGAGGCTCTATGCCCATGTGCAGCGCTCCCCCAATGCCCCGCCGTCGGCGGGACAATTCGGCTCGTATGACATTCGCCTGAGCAGCCCGTAA
- a CDS encoding D-glycerate dehydrogenase yields MMPTVFLTRVLPDLIMEKIRRHFRLRFNRADRPLSKKEILAGIKMADGLISMLSDPIDREVIDAAPRLRIIANYAVGYNNIDLKAAAERGIAVTNTPGVLTETTADLTWALIFAVARRLPEAERLARSGKWTGWAPTQLLGSDVFGKTLGIVGIGRIGQAVARRAAGFSMRLLYHSRKSLPRRDEAALNVSFVPFSRLLKESDFISLHLPLTNESHHLIDRRALASMKPTAFLINTARGPIVDEKALIRALRTGHLAGAGLDVFEDEPSLSPALRKLNNVVLLPHVGSASLETRIRMGERVLENLLAGLSGKRPPNVIE; encoded by the coding sequence ATGATGCCGACTGTTTTTCTCACCCGGGTTCTTCCTGATTTGATCATGGAAAAGATCCGGCGTCATTTTCGCCTTCGATTCAACCGCGCCGACCGGCCCCTTTCGAAAAAGGAGATTCTCGCCGGAATAAAAATGGCCGATGGCTTGATCTCGATGTTGAGCGATCCGATTGACCGGGAGGTCATTGATGCCGCGCCCCGGCTTCGAATCATCGCCAACTACGCGGTCGGCTATAACAATATCGACCTAAAGGCGGCGGCCGAGCGGGGGATCGCCGTCACCAACACGCCGGGGGTCTTGACCGAGACGACCGCCGATCTGACCTGGGCGTTGATTTTTGCCGTCGCGCGGCGGCTTCCCGAAGCGGAGCGTCTCGCCCGGTCGGGAAAGTGGACCGGCTGGGCCCCGACCCAACTCCTCGGAAGCGACGTCTTTGGAAAGACCCTGGGGATCGTCGGGATCGGCCGGATCGGCCAGGCGGTCGCCCGGCGCGCCGCCGGCTTTTCGATGCGGCTCCTCTACCACAGCCGTAAGTCGCTGCCGCGCCGGGACGAAGCCGCGCTCAACGTCTCGTTCGTTCCGTTCTCCCGGCTTCTGAAAGAATCCGATTTCATCTCGCTCCATCTTCCCCTGACAAACGAATCGCACCACTTAATCGACCGAAGGGCGCTCGCGTCGATGAAGCCGACTGCCTTCCTCATCAACACCGCCCGGGGTCCGATTGTCGACGAAAAAGCATTGATTCGCGCCTTGCGGACGGGACATCTTGCCGGGGCCGGACTCGATGTGTTCGAAGACGAACCCTCTCTTTCGCCGGCGCTGCGGAAGCTCAACAATGTGGTCCTCCTCCCCCACGTCGGATCGGCCTCGCTGGAGACGCGGATTCGGATGGGAGAGCGGGTCTTGGAAAATCTGCTCGCCGGCCTCAGCGGGAAGCGGCCGCCGAATGTGATAGAATAA
- a CDS encoding peptide ABC transporter substrate-binding protein has product MKKIFALVLLLLFSILFFFERGPAKRADPKSTFRMNLTSEPPTLDWSLATDNVSIRVIENLMEGLAEYDPQLRPRPAIAQSWEVSPDGLRYLFHLREDVFWTDGKRVTAGDFEYSWKRLLDPKTASEYAYFLYDLRGAAEYNAGETKDPDRVGVKALDEKTLQVDLKKPAVYFPSITTFTATFPLRRDLIEQYGERWTEPAHLITCGPFRLNEWRHEYRLTLDANDRYYGGRPALDRLVFYVVEEETTALTLYETDHLDRVALPPVAIPRYQHHPDYIHAPFLRGYYYGFNIERAPFNDVRVRRAFALAIDRNEIPKILKGGEIPATSWIPEGMFGYNPKIGLGFDPERAKALLAEAGHPSGAGLPTITLAFNTDPTNRLIAENIQAQWKRNLGVSIELDNMEWKVYLKRLKEETPQIFRLGWGADYPDPDNFMNLFTSTSGNNYSHWKNADYDRLISEAASEPDETKRRNLYDETQRILTERAAPMIPLFFAAQNLLIKPEIQGLQVNAMDLLYLKEAKRAK; this is encoded by the coding sequence ATGAAGAAAATCTTCGCTTTGGTATTGCTCCTTCTCTTCTCGATTCTTTTCTTCTTCGAGAGAGGCCCCGCAAAGAGAGCCGATCCAAAATCGACCTTTCGGATGAACCTCACCTCGGAGCCGCCGACCCTCGACTGGTCGCTCGCCACCGATAACGTCTCGATCCGCGTCATCGAAAACTTAATGGAAGGCTTGGCGGAATACGATCCGCAACTTCGCCCCCGGCCGGCGATCGCCCAGAGCTGGGAGGTTTCCCCCGACGGGCTCCGCTATCTCTTTCACCTTCGGGAGGATGTTTTCTGGACCGACGGAAAGCGGGTGACTGCGGGCGATTTTGAATATTCGTGGAAGCGCCTCCTCGATCCAAAAACCGCCTCGGAATATGCTTATTTTTTATATGACCTTCGGGGAGCGGCGGAATACAACGCCGGCGAGACGAAAGATCCCGATCGGGTCGGGGTGAAAGCGCTCGACGAGAAGACCCTCCAGGTCGATCTCAAAAAACCGGCGGTCTATTTCCCTTCGATCACCACCTTTACGGCGACCTTTCCTCTCCGGCGGGATCTGATCGAGCAATATGGAGAGCGATGGACCGAGCCGGCGCACCTGATCACCTGCGGGCCGTTCCGCCTCAATGAATGGCGGCACGAGTATCGGTTGACCCTCGATGCCAACGATCGGTATTACGGCGGCCGTCCGGCGCTCGATCGGCTGGTCTTCTATGTCGTCGAGGAGGAGACGACCGCGCTGACCCTCTATGAGACCGACCACCTCGATCGGGTGGCGCTCCCGCCGGTCGCCATTCCCCGCTATCAACACCATCCCGACTATATCCATGCGCCGTTCTTGAGGGGCTATTATTATGGGTTCAATATCGAGAGAGCCCCTTTCAACGACGTTCGGGTCCGACGGGCGTTCGCCCTGGCAATCGACCGGAATGAAATTCCCAAAATTTTAAAAGGGGGAGAGATCCCCGCCACCTCTTGGATTCCGGAGGGAATGTTCGGATACAATCCGAAGATCGGGCTCGGCTTCGACCCGGAAAGAGCAAAAGCGCTCCTGGCGGAAGCGGGCCATCCCAGCGGGGCGGGGCTGCCGACGATCACCTTGGCCTTCAACACCGATCCAACCAACCGGCTGATCGCGGAGAACATCCAGGCGCAGTGGAAGCGGAATTTGGGCGTCTCGATCGAACTCGATAATATGGAGTGGAAGGTCTACCTGAAGCGGCTGAAAGAAGAGACGCCGCAGATTTTTCGTCTCGGTTGGGGGGCCGACTATCCCGACCCGGATAATTTCATGAACCTCTTTACCTCCACGAGCGGAAACAATTATTCCCACTGGAAAAATGCCGATTATGACCGGCTGATTTCGGAGGCGGCGAGCGAGCCGGACGAAACAAAGCGCCGCAACCTCTATGATGAAACACAGCGGATCTTGACCGAGCGTGCGGCCCCGATGATCCCCCTTTTCTTCGCGGCGCAGAATCTCTTGATCAAGCCGGAAATTCAAGGGCTCCAGGTCAATGCCATGGATCTCCTTTACCTTAAGGAAGCGAAGCGGGCGAAATAG
- the kdpF gene encoding K(+)-transporting ATPase subunit F, translating into MNSMYLIGGLVAIGLLVYLLYALLKPEKF; encoded by the coding sequence ATGAATTCGATGTATCTGATCGGCGGACTCGTTGCAATCGGTCTGCTGGTTTATCTCCTGTATGCGCTTTTGAAACCGGAGAAATTCTAA